In the genome of Fretibacterium sp. OH1220_COT-178, the window CGAGACAAGGGAGATCTCCGGAAAGCCCCAGGAGTTTCAGCCGATCGTCCGCCTCCATGCGGTCGATCGTTTTCTCCGAGAGGAGATCCGACATCAGATCTTCCCGGAAGGCCTGTTCTTTCTTTTGACGTGCGATCTCCCGGCGCACCGCCAAACGGATTCCCAGGAGCGCCGCACCGATCAGGGAATCATCGGCCGTTCTTTCGTCGACTTTGGGTTCCAGGACCAGATAGCCCCAAATCTGCTTGTCCTCCTCGACGGGATACAGGGCGAAGAGTCGCCGCAGCTCCTCCAGAGGGAAGGAGCGAACACACTCGTTGAAGGAGCCGTCGGCCGAGCCCGTATGGGTACGTGTGCTGATCATGTCTCTATAGGCTATATTGCGTCTCAGGCGTTGCGACAGGTCTTTCAGCAAGGACGGGATGTCCCTCTTCTCTAACAGGTCGATGGCGTAGGTCCGAATTTCCTCGGAAAGCTCCGTTTTTAAGTGAATTTTTGCCCCCCCCTTTTTGTCCGGTACAGCCTTGCGCTCCCTCTGTGTCCCTTGGATTCCGCCTCGTAAAGTTTATCGTATTTCCCTCTTTTTCCTCACAAGATCAAAACTATTTTGTCTTAATCAGCTAAATGCGTTGCACATTTTTGTCGCTTTACCATCAGGATAAAAACTCAAGAAAGAGTAGGCTGAATTAAGAGAGAGTTTCGATCTCTTTCGATCTTATTCCGAAACGGGGGGACGAGAAGTGATTTTGAGGCGATACGAAAGGGGCGTGGAGTTCGACTTTTTGGATCTCCTGTCGGTCGATCTGGATGGGGGCCTGCGCAGTGTGACAATGCCGAGGAGTTTTATACAAGGTGAGGACTTCGGCCGGAAGATAGGTTTCGATGGTTCCAACTACGGCTATGCCAAGGTCAGCGACTCGGATATGCTGACCATCCCCGACGCGGATACGGGCCTTCCTGGAGGAGCGGGAAGGCTTCCAAATATTGCGCATGTTCGACGATGTCCAAAACGCCGACGGGGCACTCTTCGATCAGTATCCCCGAAACGTCGTCCGAAAAACGCAGGAGCTCCTGCGTTCCAAGGGCATCGCGGATTCGGCCAAGGTGCTTGTCGAACTGGAGTTCTATGTATTCGATTCCGTGGAATATGGTTGCGGTACGACGGATTCCTTTTATCGTGTGGCCTCAGCGGAGGGGCTCGGGGATGCGTTTGAACGTCAGTCCCATTTCGGAAAACACCAGGACTATCACAGGCTTCCGCCCGAGGATCGCTACGCGGATTTCCGCAACGCGGCCGTCCGCTTGATGGAGGATGTCGGAATCGCCGTCAAATACCATCATCACGAGGTCGGCGCTTCTCAGTTGGAGATCGAGCTGGATTTTATGGATCTCCTCAAGGCGGCGGACGGCGTATGTCTGGCGAAGTGGATTCTGAAGGCCGTAGCGGACAAGATGGGTCTGAAGGTCACTTTGATGCCCAAGCCGCTCTATGAGATGCCGGGCAACGGCATGCACGTCCATCAGTTTCTCGAAAAGGGCGGGCGATCCATTTTTCTGGGGGACGAGCTCCACGGATTGTCCCGTTCGGGGCTGGCCTACATCGCGGGTTTGCTGGAACACAGCATTACGGGGAGCCTGATGGCCTTCACGAATCCGAGCACCAACAGCTTCCGCAGATTGGTTCCGGGCTATGAGGTCCCGATTGCCGCGACCTTTGCCAAGGGATCCCGAACGGCTGCGGTACGCATTCCGAGTTATCTTGCCCGGGACGAGGTCCGCATGGAGTATCGGACCGGCGACGCTTCGGCGAATATTTATTTTATGCTCGCCGCTATGGTGCTTGCGGGGCTGGATGGGATCGAGCGCAATCTGGATCCCATCGCCATGGGATTCGGAAATCCGAATCCCGAGACCGCTCAGGTCTTTCCCCTCAACCTCCATGCCGTGATGGAGGGGTTGGAGAAGGACAACGCGTACCTTGCGCCCGCATTTCCGAAAAAGCTGATGGAACTCTGGATTCGTAAGAAGAACGATGAAGCGACTCATGTCTACAACGCGCCGGTACCGCAGGAGTACGAGCTTTATTTTTGAAGAAGGGGGAATCTTTCGATGAACGATTTCGAGCGGCCCGTGAGCTACGAGAAGCGGAGGACGATTCCGGAGGTCTACAGCGGCGTCCCGACTTTCCTGGGGGTTCCGAGGATAACGTCCGGGGAGATCGACGGACAGGACGTCGTGATCGTCGGCGCTCCGTGGGAGGGCATCTGTACCACGGGGACGTATACGGGGGCAGAATTGGGCACCAAGAGCATCCGTTCCGTATCCTTGCGTTACGGAGGCTACCTGCCCGAGTTCGACTACGATTTTTTCGATGACCTCAAGGTCGGCGATTTCGGAGACTCCCCTTCGTTCAATGGGGACATCGAACGGACTTTCGAGGAGATCGAGGCAAAGCTGGGCGAGGTCTACTCCAGAGGCAAGAAGACCGTTTGCTTTGGAGGGGACCACTCCATCTCGATCCCCACTCTGCGGGCTCTGGCCAGGCTGGGCAAGCGGATCGGAGTCGTCCACTTCGACGCTCACCTGGACAACCTCTTCGCTTTTCACGGAACGGAGAAGAATGCCCGTTGTACGCCCTTCCACCGCGCCTACGAGATCCCGGAGGTCGTGTCCGTCGTCCATGTGGGGATCCGCGGTCCGCGGAATCATCCCAGTGGAATGAAGGCCGCTGCAGACCATGGAGCTCGGGTCGTTACGGCTCCCGAACTGCATCGCAGGGGCTGGGAGGACGTGGTTCGGGAGGTGAAGGAGCGCGTATGGGGAGCAGCGGAACTGGTCTACGTGTCGATATGCAGCGATGCACTGGACGTATCCTCCAATCCCGGCGGTCCGGCGGACTTCGGAGGACTGACCTCCCATCAGCTGTTGCAGATGGTTCACAGCTTTGCCTCCGAGGGGATTGCGGCCTTCGATTTCGTGGAGGTCTACCCTCCGCAGGACCTGAACGGCATCTCCAGCCACGCGGCCGCATGGGCCGCGATTTACGCGATGAACGGCATGGGGATGGCGAAGCGAAATGCCCGTCGCTGAACGGGGCGAGAGGAAGAAAAGCGTTTCTTATGGCGTGTTTCCGGCCGAGGCGTTTTTGATTCGATTGCACCGAAAAGGAAAAGAGGGGGGAATACGATGCAGTACGTCAATGCGGGGTCTCAATTTGTCGTCATCATGGTCCTGTACGTGGCTTTTCTGATTGGTTTCGGCTTCTGGCAGGGGCGCAAAGTGAAGAGCTCCGAGGACTATTCCATAGCTGGAAGATCGCTTCCAGGCTGGGTTGCGGCCCTATCCGAACGGGCTACGGCGGAGTCCTCCTGGTGCCTTTTGGGCCTGCCCGGCGTGGTCTACGCGGCGGGACTCTCGGGGACCTGGACGGCCATCGGGAGCTTCCTGGGTGTTGTCCTCTCCTGGCTGCTGATCGCCCGTCCTCTGAGGAAGGACGCGGAGCGCTGCCGAG includes:
- a CDS encoding agmatinase family protein; translation: MNDFERPVSYEKRRTIPEVYSGVPTFLGVPRITSGEIDGQDVVIVGAPWEGICTTGTYTGAELGTKSIRSVSLRYGGYLPEFDYDFFDDLKVGDFGDSPSFNGDIERTFEEIEAKLGEVYSRGKKTVCFGGDHSISIPTLRALARLGKRIGVVHFDAHLDNLFAFHGTEKNARCTPFHRAYEIPEVVSVVHVGIRGPRNHPSGMKAAADHGARVVTAPELHRRGWEDVVREVKERVWGAAELVYVSICSDALDVSSNPGGPADFGGLTSHQLLQMVHSFASEGIAAFDFVEVYPPQDLNGISSHAAAWAAIYAMNGMGMAKRNARR
- a CDS encoding glutamine synthetase family protein, with translation MFDDVQNADGALFDQYPRNVVRKTQELLRSKGIADSAKVLVELEFYVFDSVEYGCGTTDSFYRVASAEGLGDAFERQSHFGKHQDYHRLPPEDRYADFRNAAVRLMEDVGIAVKYHHHEVGASQLEIELDFMDLLKAADGVCLAKWILKAVADKMGLKVTLMPKPLYEMPGNGMHVHQFLEKGGRSIFLGDELHGLSRSGLAYIAGLLEHSITGSLMAFTNPSTNSFRRLVPGYEVPIAATFAKGSRTAAVRIPSYLARDEVRMEYRTGDASANIYFMLAAMVLAGLDGIERNLDPIAMGFGNPNPETAQVFPLNLHAVMEGLEKDNAYLAPAFPKKLMELWIRKKNDEATHVYNAPVPQEYELYF